Proteins encoded together in one Variovorax paradoxus window:
- a CDS encoding glutaredoxin family protein, with protein sequence MHSIQKKTSLHRLSGFALLLVAAGAMAQPIYRNVDKNGKVTFSDRAPTASTEPAAGPQAGITPPANAGLPYELRQVAQRYPVTLYTGEECAPCGAARSLLTTRGIPFEERTIKSNQDVEALQRMSSQASLPLLTIGSQQLKGFSDTEWSQYLDAAGYPKSNSLPATYRNPPARPLVAVQAAPVAREPAPAAPAPQQPAPAPSGPTPSNPAGIKF encoded by the coding sequence ATGCATTCGATCCAAAAGAAAACCTCCTTGCATCGCCTGTCCGGCTTCGCCCTGCTGCTCGTCGCGGCGGGCGCCATGGCCCAGCCGATCTACCGCAACGTCGACAAGAACGGCAAGGTCACTTTCTCGGACCGGGCCCCCACCGCCAGCACCGAGCCCGCCGCAGGCCCGCAAGCCGGCATCACGCCGCCGGCCAATGCCGGCTTGCCGTATGAACTGCGCCAGGTGGCACAGCGCTACCCAGTCACGCTGTACACCGGTGAAGAATGCGCGCCGTGCGGCGCCGCCCGGTCGCTGCTCACCACGCGCGGCATTCCTTTTGAAGAACGCACCATCAAGAGCAACCAGGACGTCGAGGCACTGCAGCGGATGAGCAGCCAGGCCTCGCTGCCGTTGCTGACGATCGGTTCGCAGCAGCTGAAGGGCTTTTCCGACACCGAATGGTCGCAGTACCTCGATGCCGCGGGCTATCCGAAGAGCAACAGCCTGCCGGCGACTTACCGCAACCCGCCGGCCCGACCGCTGGTTGCCGTGCAGGCGGCACCCGTGGCGCGCGAACCCGCGCCGGCCGCGCCTGCTCCACAGCAGCCTGCGCCCGCGCCCAGCGGGCCGACTCCCAGCAACCCGGCGGGCATCAAGTTCTGA
- a CDS encoding M3 family metallopeptidase has translation MTNPLLDFADLPLFDRIKPEHVAPAVDILLADAEAALQTVTAADFPADWNAISKVLDVASERFSRAWGAVGHLNAVADTPELRAAYNDAMPRVTAFWTRLGSDERLYAKYKAIDVATLNPEQRQAHRNAVRNFVLGGAELQGDAKKRFADIQERQAELSQKFSENALDATDAFSYYASLGELEGVPEDVIGAARAAAEAEGKQGYKLTLKMPCYLPVMQFAKSSALRETLYRAYVTRASELGDPAFDNTALINEILALREEEARLLGYRNFGELSVVPKMAESPEQVIKFLRDLAAKAKPYGERDLADLRVFASEQLGIADPQAWDWSYIGEKLKEARYAFSEQEVKQYFPAPKVMAGLFKIVETLFEVSIRRDSAPTWHPSVEFYRIERQTAGGVQKVGQFYLDPSARAAKRGGAWMDDVRARWLRPDDGTLQTPVAQLVCNFASGVDGKPPLLTHDDVTTLFHEFGHGLHHMLTQVNERDVSGISGVEWDAVELPSQFMENFCWEWDVLRHMTAHVDTGEPLPRALFDKMTAAKNFQSGLQTLRQIEFSLFDMLLHTEYQAANAQPGGVLALLGKVRAEVAVMPAPPFSRTPNTFSHIFSGGYAAGYYSYKWAEVLSADAYAAFEESVGADGQPNIETGRRYRQAILEAGGSRSAMDSFKAFRGREPQLDALLRHQGMAQAQPV, from the coding sequence ATGACCAACCCCCTCCTCGACTTCGCCGATCTCCCGCTGTTCGACCGCATCAAGCCCGAGCACGTCGCGCCCGCGGTCGACATCTTGCTGGCCGATGCCGAGGCGGCGCTGCAAACCGTCACGGCGGCTGACTTTCCGGCCGACTGGAATGCGATTTCGAAGGTGCTCGACGTAGCGTCCGAACGCTTCAGCCGCGCCTGGGGCGCCGTGGGCCATCTCAACGCCGTGGCCGATACGCCGGAGCTGCGCGCCGCCTACAACGACGCCATGCCCCGCGTCACCGCGTTCTGGACCCGCCTGGGTTCCGATGAGCGCCTGTACGCAAAGTACAAGGCCATCGACGTGGCCACCCTCAACCCCGAGCAGCGGCAGGCGCATCGCAATGCCGTGCGCAACTTTGTGCTCGGCGGCGCAGAACTGCAGGGCGATGCGAAGAAGCGCTTTGCCGACATCCAGGAACGCCAGGCCGAGCTGAGCCAGAAATTCAGCGAGAACGCGCTCGATGCCACCGACGCTTTCTCGTACTACGCATCGCTCGGCGAGCTCGAGGGCGTGCCTGAAGACGTGATCGGCGCCGCCCGCGCGGCCGCCGAAGCCGAGGGCAAGCAAGGCTACAAGCTCACGCTCAAGATGCCCTGCTACCTGCCTGTGATGCAGTTTGCCAAGAGCAGCGCGCTGCGCGAAACGCTCTACCGCGCGTATGTCACGCGCGCCAGCGAGTTGGGCGACCCGGCCTTCGACAACACCGCGCTCATCAACGAGATCCTCGCGCTACGCGAAGAAGAAGCCAGGCTCCTCGGCTACAGGAATTTCGGCGAACTCTCGGTCGTGCCCAAGATGGCCGAATCGCCCGAGCAGGTGATCAAGTTCCTGCGCGACCTCGCGGCCAAGGCCAAGCCCTATGGCGAGCGCGACCTGGCCGACCTGCGCGTCTTCGCGTCGGAGCAGTTGGGCATTGCCGATCCGCAGGCCTGGGACTGGAGCTACATCGGCGAAAAGCTGAAGGAAGCGCGCTATGCCTTCAGCGAGCAGGAGGTGAAGCAGTACTTCCCGGCTCCCAAGGTGATGGCCGGCCTGTTCAAGATCGTCGAGACGCTGTTCGAGGTTTCCATTCGGCGCGACAGCGCCCCTACATGGCACCCGAGCGTGGAGTTCTATCGCATCGAGCGGCAGACGGCTGGCGGCGTGCAGAAGGTCGGCCAGTTCTATCTCGATCCTTCGGCCCGTGCCGCCAAGCGCGGCGGCGCCTGGATGGACGACGTGCGCGCACGCTGGCTGCGGCCCGACGACGGCACCCTGCAAACGCCGGTGGCGCAGCTGGTGTGCAACTTTGCGAGCGGTGTGGACGGCAAGCCGCCGCTGCTCACGCACGACGACGTGACCACCCTCTTCCACGAATTCGGCCACGGCTTGCACCACATGCTCACGCAGGTGAACGAACGCGACGTTTCGGGCATCAGCGGTGTCGAATGGGACGCCGTCGAACTGCCGAGCCAGTTCATGGAAAACTTCTGCTGGGAATGGGACGTGCTCAGGCACATGACCGCCCATGTCGATACGGGCGAGCCGCTGCCCCGCGCGCTGTTCGACAAGATGACGGCCGCCAAGAACTTCCAGAGCGGCCTGCAGACCTTGCGCCAGATCGAGTTCTCGCTGTTCGACATGCTGCTGCACACCGAATACCAGGCCGCCAACGCGCAGCCGGGCGGCGTGCTCGCGCTGCTGGGCAAGGTGCGCGCTGAAGTGGCCGTGATGCCTGCGCCACCTTTCAGCCGCACGCCGAACACCTTCAGCCACATCTTCTCGGGCGGCTACGCGGCCGGCTACTACAGCTACAAGTGGGCCGAAGTGCTGAGCGCCGACGCCTACGCCGCCTTCGAGGAGAGCGTGGGCGCCGACGGCCAGCCGAACATCGAGACCGGCCGCAGGTACCGCCAAGCCATCCTCGAAGCGGGCGGCAGCCGCAGCGCCATGGATTCATTCAAGGCTTTCCGCGGCCGCGAGCCGCAGCTTGATGCGCTGCTGCGACACCAGGGCATGGCGCAGGCCCAGCCCGTTTGA
- the folD gene encoding bifunctional methylenetetrahydrofolate dehydrogenase/methenyltetrahydrofolate cyclohydrolase FolD — MTAQLIDGNALAQKIRADVAGRIAALKARGVEPTLTIILVGEDPASQVYVKHKVNDSSQTGLTAHLERHSASMTEPELLARIEALNDDPQVHGILVQLPLPKHMDSHRVIEAISPAKDVDGFHVASAGALMVGQPGFWPCTPHGCMKMLESIGYDLRGKHAVVIGRSNIVGKPMAMMLLAKNATVTICHSATQDLAAITRQADVIVAAVGKRNLLTADMVKPGAVVIDVGMNRKEDGKLAGDVDFDGVKEVASWITPVPGGVGPMTRAMLLANTLEAAERAAK; from the coding sequence ATGACCGCTCAATTGATCGATGGCAACGCGCTCGCCCAAAAGATCCGCGCCGATGTTGCAGGACGTATTGCCGCGCTGAAGGCGCGCGGCGTGGAACCCACGCTGACCATCATCCTGGTGGGTGAAGATCCGGCGAGCCAGGTCTACGTGAAGCACAAGGTCAACGACAGTAGCCAGACCGGGCTCACCGCGCATCTCGAGCGCCATTCCGCCAGCATGACCGAGCCAGAACTGCTGGCCCGCATCGAGGCACTCAACGACGACCCGCAGGTACACGGCATTCTTGTGCAGCTGCCGCTGCCCAAGCACATGGACAGTCACCGTGTCATCGAAGCCATCTCTCCGGCCAAGGACGTCGACGGCTTCCACGTGGCCAGCGCCGGCGCGCTGATGGTCGGCCAGCCGGGCTTCTGGCCCTGCACGCCGCACGGCTGCATGAAGATGCTCGAATCCATCGGCTACGACCTGCGCGGCAAGCACGCGGTGGTCATCGGCCGCAGCAACATCGTCGGCAAGCCGATGGCCATGATGCTGCTGGCCAAGAACGCCACCGTCACCATCTGCCACAGCGCCACGCAAGACCTGGCCGCCATCACCCGGCAAGCGGACGTGATCGTTGCCGCCGTGGGCAAGCGCAACCTGCTGACGGCCGACATGGTGAAGCCCGGCGCCGTGGTGATCGACGTGGGCATGAACCGCAAGGAAGACGGCAAGCTGGCGGGCGACGTGGACTTCGACGGCGTCAAGGAAGTGGCCAGCTGGATCACCCCCGTGCCCGGCGGCGTCGGCCCCATGACGCGCGCAATGCTGCTCGCCAACACCCTTGAAGCTGCGGAACGCGCCGCAAAGTGA
- a CDS encoding response regulator transcription factor produces the protein MSLIPKKGTVYVVDDDEAVRDSLQWLLEGKDYRVRCFDSAESFLSRYDPREVACLIVDIRMAGMTGLELQDRLIERRSPLPIVVITGHGDVPMAVDSMKKGAMDFIQKPFNDEELVTLVERMLEHARGAFTQHQQSASRDALLSKLTGREAQVLERIVAGRLNKQIADDLGISIKTVEAHRANIMEKLNANTVADLLKIALGQAAPAAKA, from the coding sequence ATGAGTTTGATTCCGAAGAAGGGCACTGTCTATGTCGTCGACGACGACGAGGCCGTACGAGATTCGCTGCAATGGCTGCTCGAGGGCAAGGACTACAGGGTTCGCTGCTTCGATTCCGCCGAGTCCTTTCTTTCCCGATACGACCCGCGCGAAGTCGCCTGTCTGATCGTCGACATCCGCATGGCCGGCATGACCGGCCTCGAGCTGCAAGACCGGCTGATCGAGCGGCGCTCCCCGCTGCCCATCGTGGTGATCACCGGCCACGGCGACGTGCCGATGGCAGTCGACAGCATGAAGAAGGGCGCCATGGATTTCATCCAGAAGCCCTTCAACGACGAAGAACTCGTCACGCTGGTCGAGCGCATGCTCGAGCACGCGCGCGGCGCCTTCACCCAGCACCAGCAGTCGGCAAGCCGCGACGCGCTCCTGTCCAAGCTCACCGGCCGCGAAGCCCAGGTGCTCGAGCGCATCGTCGCCGGCCGCCTGAACAAGCAGATTGCCGACGACCTGGGCATCAGCATCAAGACGGTCGAGGCGCACCGCGCCAACATCATGGAAAAGCTCAACGCCAACACCGTGGCCGATCTGCTCAAGATCGCGCTTGGGCAGGCGGCGCCCGCAGCCAAGGCCTGA
- a CDS encoding PAS domain-containing sensor histidine kinase — translation MPLSSPLAVARSAVNASPLSWWRRWWRRQTPVLQDAVAMLAPIAAVLLFLAAIVSAFWYLRTEEVEREQESVRRDVEYAQQRMRLRLLERQEQLMRIARDASNREIDPVEFASRAESLVSQFPELQTVTWIDDRRRFKAGYSAPSVHPAQQHLIGDVLRPGDIESNYALARELRQPVFSQPMAGGDPTAMLQLHIPLFDQGLFAGVVLGEFSIDGLLRYGMPSEVQARYAVSLLDAKGNPIAGNTVSPREGGTRLLPWSERTNEYEVPVSPVGNALVLRAQAYRTSQGVVGNGLFWLVCALSVLTSWMLIGTWRHTRRRQQAQQRLVAETNFRRAMENSMLTGMRVLDLQGRITYVNAAFCAMTGWSEAELVGQTPPFPYWLESDREVMNERLEEELHGRALPGGFQVRVKRKNGSVFNARLYVSPLIDARGHQTGWMTSMTDITEPTRIREQLSASYERFTTVLEALDAAVSVAPIGSEELLFANKLYRLWFGSDTVGHLGMVAQAGVPASNAHDEGLDDVDPYAGLPIDTLTAAQTANNEIFVPHLGKWLEVRSRYLTWVDGRLAQLVIATDITPRRDAEEQAAAQADRAQAASRLITMGEMASSVAHELNQPLTAITNYCNGMMSRIKGQSIDTEALLAALEKTSKQAQRAGQIIQRIRSFVKRSEPNRTPADVATMVSEAVELAGIELRRRNVRLNHYVAARLPVVRVDPILIEQVMVNLLKNAAEAIDIAERPLARRSVELRVLPKVIEGHNAIEFSVQDTGKGLAPEVMDRLYEAFFSTKPEGMGIGLNLCRTIVESHRGRMQAENIYNGPDVIGCRFSFWIPVLDAPSSVASDEAKVPA, via the coding sequence ATGCCTCTTTCCTCTCCGCTGGCGGTGGCCCGCAGCGCCGTGAATGCGTCCCCTCTGTCCTGGTGGCGCCGCTGGTGGCGCCGGCAAACGCCGGTGCTGCAAGACGCAGTTGCCATGCTCGCGCCCATTGCGGCGGTGCTGCTGTTTCTTGCCGCCATCGTTTCGGCGTTCTGGTACCTGCGCACCGAGGAAGTCGAGCGAGAGCAGGAATCGGTTCGGCGCGACGTCGAATACGCGCAGCAACGCATGCGCCTGCGCCTCCTGGAACGACAGGAACAGCTGATGCGCATTGCGCGCGACGCGTCGAACCGCGAAATCGATCCGGTCGAGTTCGCAAGCCGCGCGGAATCGCTGGTGAGCCAGTTCCCCGAGCTTCAGACGGTCACCTGGATCGACGATCGCCGCCGCTTCAAGGCCGGCTATTCCGCGCCGAGCGTGCACCCGGCGCAGCAACACCTGATCGGCGACGTGCTGCGGCCAGGCGACATCGAGAGCAACTACGCATTGGCGCGCGAGCTGCGCCAGCCGGTGTTCTCCCAGCCCATGGCAGGCGGCGACCCGACGGCGATGCTGCAGCTGCACATTCCGCTTTTCGACCAGGGCCTGTTCGCGGGCGTGGTGCTGGGCGAGTTTTCGATCGACGGCCTGCTGCGCTACGGCATGCCATCGGAAGTGCAGGCGCGCTATGCGGTGTCGCTGCTCGATGCCAAGGGCAATCCGATTGCGGGCAACACCGTGAGCCCGAGGGAAGGCGGCACGCGCCTGCTGCCGTGGTCCGAAAGAACCAACGAATACGAAGTGCCGGTGTCGCCCGTCGGCAACGCGCTGGTGCTGCGCGCGCAGGCCTACCGCACCTCGCAGGGGGTGGTCGGCAATGGCTTGTTCTGGCTGGTCTGCGCACTCAGCGTGCTCACGAGCTGGATGCTGATCGGCACCTGGCGGCACACCCGCCGGCGCCAACAGGCGCAGCAACGGCTGGTTGCCGAGACCAATTTCCGCCGCGCCATGGAAAACTCCATGCTCACCGGCATGCGCGTGCTCGACCTGCAGGGGCGCATCACCTACGTGAACGCCGCCTTCTGCGCGATGACGGGCTGGAGCGAAGCCGAACTGGTAGGCCAGACGCCGCCCTTCCCCTACTGGCTGGAATCGGACCGCGAAGTCATGAACGAGCGGCTCGAGGAAGAACTGCACGGCCGCGCCCTGCCCGGCGGCTTCCAGGTGCGCGTGAAGCGCAAGAACGGCAGCGTGTTCAATGCACGGCTGTATGTGTCGCCGCTGATCGATGCGCGCGGCCACCAGACGGGCTGGATGACCTCGATGACCGACATCACCGAGCCCACGCGCATCCGCGAGCAGCTGTCTGCTTCTTACGAGCGCTTCACTACCGTGCTGGAGGCGCTCGACGCCGCGGTGTCGGTGGCGCCCATCGGCAGCGAAGAGCTGCTGTTCGCAAACAAGCTGTACCGGCTCTGGTTCGGTTCCGACACCGTGGGCCACCTGGGCATGGTGGCGCAGGCCGGCGTGCCGGCCTCCAATGCGCACGACGAGGGCCTGGACGACGTCGACCCCTACGCGGGCCTGCCGATTGATACGCTGACCGCCGCCCAGACCGCCAACAACGAGATCTTCGTGCCGCACCTGGGCAAGTGGCTCGAAGTGCGTTCGCGCTACCTCACCTGGGTCGACGGCCGGCTAGCCCAGCTCGTGATTGCCACGGACATCACACCGCGGCGCGACGCCGAGGAACAGGCGGCCGCGCAGGCCGACCGCGCCCAGGCCGCAAGCCGCCTGATCACGATGGGCGAAATGGCCTCCAGCGTGGCGCACGAGCTCAACCAGCCGCTGACGGCCATCACCAACTACTGCAACGGAATGATGTCCCGTATCAAGGGGCAATCGATCGACACCGAGGCGCTGCTCGCGGCGCTGGAAAAAACCTCCAAGCAGGCGCAGCGCGCGGGCCAGATCATCCAGCGCATCCGCTCCTTCGTGAAGCGCAGCGAGCCCAATCGCACGCCCGCCGACGTGGCCACCATGGTGAGCGAGGCAGTCGAACTGGCGGGCATCGAGCTGCGGCGGCGCAATGTGCGGCTCAACCACTATGTGGCGGCGCGGCTACCGGTGGTGCGCGTGGACCCCATCCTGATCGAGCAGGTGATGGTCAACCTGCTGAAGAATGCGGCCGAAGCCATCGACATTGCCGAGCGCCCGCTCGCGCGCCGTAGCGTGGAGCTGCGCGTGCTGCCCAAGGTGATCGAGGGCCACAACGCCATCGAGTTCTCGGTGCAGGACACCGGCAAGGGCCTGGCCCCTGAAGTGATGGACCGCCTCTACGAGGCCTTCTTCTCCACCAAGCCCGAAGGCATGGGCATCGGGCTGAATCTGTGCCGCACCATCGTCGAGTCGCACCGCGGACGGATGCAGGCGGAGAACATCTACAATGGCCCGGATGTGATCGGATGCCGTTTTTCCTTCTGGATTCCGGTGTTGGACGCTCCCAGTTCCGTAGCAAGCGACGAGGCAAAGGTACCTGCATGA
- the aceE gene encoding pyruvate dehydrogenase (acetyl-transferring), homodimeric type, which translates to MSANPENLFGSAANDADAQETREWMDALSSVIQSEGPERAHFLLEQLLEHARQHSIDKPFSANTAYVNTLEPDQEERCPGNLEIEERLRAYMRWNAMAMVVKANRHHPPEGGDLGGHIGSFASLANMFGAGFNHFWHAESENHGGDCLYIQGHVSPGIYARAYLEGRLTEEQLLNFRQEVDGKGLSSYPHPKLMPEFWQFPTVSMGLGPLMAIYQARFLKYLHARGIANTENRKVWVFCGDGEMDEVESMGAIGLAAREKLDNLIFVINCNLQRLDGPVRGNGKIIQELEGEFRGSGWNVIKLIWGSNWDPLLARDKEGALRKIMMETNDGDYQAFKANDGAYVRKHFFGRDPRTLEMVSKMSDDDIWQLRRGGHDSQKVYAAFHAAVKHEGQPTVLLIKTVKGFGMGKIGEGKNNVHQTKKLSDEDIMAFRDRFNIPIPDSKIADLPFYKPADDTPEMKYLHERRKALGGYLPHRRTKADESFTVPSLDTFKSVMEPTAEGREISTTQAYVRFLTQLLRDKALGPRVVPILVDEARTFGMEGLFRQIGIYNPAGQQYTPVDKDQVMYYKEDKAGQILQEGINEAGGMSSWIAAATSYSTNNRIMVPFYVYYSMFGFQRIGDLAWAAGDMQARGFLLGGTSGRTTLNGEGLQHEDGHSHILANTIPNCVSYDPTFAHEVGVILHHGLKRMVEKQDNVYYYLTLLNENYPMPGLQPGTEEQIIKGMYLSKQGPALKAKAPTVQLLGSGTILRESFAAQELLEKDWGVSASVWSCPSFNELTRDGQDADRWNLLHPDQTPRVPFVAEQLSPTTGPVIASTDYMKAYAEQIRPFIPKGRNYKVLGTDGFGRSDFRNKLREHFEINRHYIVVAALKALSEDGTVPVAKVVEAIKKYGINVDKVNPLYA; encoded by the coding sequence ATGTCGGCAAATCCCGAGAACCTGTTCGGCTCGGCCGCGAACGACGCGGACGCCCAGGAGACCCGTGAATGGATGGATGCACTGTCCTCCGTTATTCAGAGCGAGGGGCCTGAGCGGGCTCACTTCCTTCTAGAGCAGTTGCTGGAACATGCGCGGCAGCACAGCATCGACAAGCCGTTCTCGGCCAATACGGCCTACGTCAACACCCTGGAGCCCGACCAGGAAGAGCGCTGCCCCGGCAACCTCGAAATCGAAGAGCGGCTGCGCGCCTACATGCGCTGGAACGCCATGGCCATGGTGGTCAAGGCCAATCGCCACCATCCGCCCGAAGGCGGTGACCTGGGCGGCCACATCGGCTCCTTTGCCTCGTTGGCGAACATGTTCGGCGCGGGCTTCAACCACTTCTGGCACGCCGAGAGCGAAAACCACGGCGGGGATTGCCTCTACATCCAAGGCCACGTGTCCCCCGGCATTTATGCCCGCGCCTACCTGGAAGGCCGCCTGACCGAAGAGCAGCTGCTCAATTTCCGGCAGGAAGTCGACGGCAAGGGCCTGTCGAGCTACCCGCATCCGAAACTGATGCCCGAGTTCTGGCAATTTCCCACGGTCTCGATGGGCCTTGGGCCGCTGATGGCCATCTACCAGGCCCGTTTCCTCAAATACCTGCACGCCCGCGGCATTGCCAACACCGAGAACCGCAAGGTCTGGGTGTTCTGCGGCGACGGCGAAATGGACGAAGTCGAGTCGATGGGCGCCATTGGCCTGGCGGCGCGCGAGAAGCTCGACAACCTGATCTTCGTGATCAACTGCAACCTGCAGCGCCTGGACGGCCCAGTGCGCGGCAACGGCAAGATCATCCAGGAACTCGAGGGTGAATTCCGCGGTTCGGGCTGGAACGTCATCAAGCTGATCTGGGGCAGCAACTGGGATCCGCTGCTGGCGCGCGACAAGGAAGGTGCGCTGCGCAAGATCATGATGGAAACCAACGACGGCGACTATCAGGCCTTCAAGGCCAACGACGGCGCCTACGTTCGCAAGCATTTCTTCGGCCGCGACCCGCGCACGCTCGAGATGGTTTCCAAGATGAGCGACGACGACATTTGGCAGCTGCGCCGCGGCGGGCACGATTCGCAGAAGGTCTACGCCGCTTTCCATGCGGCCGTGAAGCACGAAGGCCAGCCCACGGTGCTCCTGATCAAGACGGTCAAGGGCTTTGGCATGGGCAAGATCGGCGAGGGCAAGAACAACGTCCACCAGACCAAGAAGCTCAGCGACGAGGACATCATGGCCTTCCGCGACCGCTTCAACATTCCGATTCCGGACAGCAAGATTGCCGATCTGCCGTTCTACAAGCCGGCCGACGACACGCCGGAAATGAAGTACCTGCACGAGCGCCGCAAGGCCCTCGGCGGCTACCTGCCGCACCGCCGCACCAAGGCCGACGAGAGCTTCACGGTGCCTTCGCTCGACACCTTCAAGTCGGTGATGGAACCCACGGCCGAAGGCCGCGAGATCTCGACCACGCAGGCCTATGTGCGCTTCTTGACGCAGCTCTTGCGCGACAAGGCGCTGGGCCCGCGCGTGGTGCCCATCCTGGTGGACGAGGCCCGCACCTTCGGCATGGAAGGGTTGTTCCGCCAGATCGGCATCTACAACCCCGCAGGCCAGCAGTACACACCGGTCGACAAGGACCAGGTCATGTACTACAAGGAAGACAAGGCCGGCCAGATCCTGCAGGAAGGCATCAACGAAGCCGGCGGCATGTCCAGCTGGATTGCCGCGGCCACGTCGTACAGCACCAACAACCGCATCATGGTGCCGTTCTACGTGTACTACTCGATGTTCGGCTTCCAGCGTATCGGCGACCTGGCCTGGGCGGCCGGAGACATGCAGGCGCGCGGCTTCCTGCTGGGCGGTACGTCGGGGCGCACCACGCTCAACGGCGAAGGCCTGCAGCACGAAGATGGCCACAGCCACATCCTGGCCAACACCATTCCCAACTGCGTGAGCTACGACCCGACCTTCGCGCACGAAGTGGGCGTGATCCTGCACCATGGCCTGAAGCGCATGGTCGAGAAGCAGGACAACGTCTATTACTACCTGACGCTGCTCAACGAGAACTACCCGATGCCCGGCCTGCAACCCGGCACTGAAGAGCAGATCATCAAGGGCATGTACCTGTCGAAGCAGGGCCCCGCGCTCAAGGCCAAGGCACCCACGGTGCAGCTGCTGGGCAGCGGCACCATCCTGCGCGAAAGCTTTGCCGCGCAGGAACTGCTCGAGAAGGACTGGGGCGTGTCGGCTTCCGTGTGGAGCTGCCCGAGCTTCAACGAGCTGACGCGCGACGGCCAGGACGCCGACCGCTGGAACCTGCTGCACCCCGACCAGACGCCGCGCGTGCCTTTCGTGGCCGAGCAGCTCTCGCCGACCACCGGCCCGGTGATCGCGTCGACCGACTACATGAAGGCGTACGCGGAGCAGATCCGCCCCTTCATTCCGAAGGGCCGCAACTACAAGGTGCTGGGCACCGATGGCTTCGGCCGCAGCGACTTCCGCAACAAGCTGCGCGAGCACTTCGAAATCAACCGCCACTACATCGTGGTGGCCGCGCTCAAGGCGCTGAGCGAAGATGGCACAGTGCCCGTGGCCAAGGTGGTTGAAGCGATCAAGAAGTACGGCATCAATGTCGACAAGGTCAATCCGCTTTACGCCTGA